The Jiangella sp. DSM 45060 genome contains the following window.
GGAGCGCCGCACGCTCTGACCCCACCCCCGCAACGATCGGAGACCGGCATGCCCTCTGTACGTCGCCGAACGTTCCTCGCCGGCGCGGCGGCCGCCGCCGGCGCCGCCGCCATCCCCGGCCTCACCAGCACCGCGGCAGCGGTGACCGGGCCGGGACGGATCACCCCCGGCCAGTGGCCGCTCCCCCGCGCCGACGCCCGCAACACCGGCCACCAGCCGCTTCCCGGCGGCCTGCGCCGCCAGCCGAAGGTCGTGGCCAGTGCTTACCTGGGCGGCTCGACGCCCTGGGTGATGGCGGCCGACCTCGACGGCGACGGGTCGACGTCGCTGCTGTTCCTGACCGCCGGGTCGGTCGTCGCGACCGGCCCGCGGCTGGAGCCGCGCTGGTCCGCGCCGGGCCTCTCCCCCGCCGACATCGCCGGCGTCTACGACCTGGCCGGCGACGGCGGCCGCCAAGTGGTCGTCATCGGCACGACGACGGTGACGGTGCTCGACGCCGCCACGGGTGCCAACCTGTGGACGCGCGACTTCGGCGCCGTCGTCGCGTTCGACTGGATGAGCATCGGCCCGCTCGCCGACGGCGTCGCCGGCGAGCAGATCGTCGTCTGGCCGTACCTGAGCCCCGTCGGCATCGCCGTCGCGTTCGACCGCGGCGTCACCGAGGGCTACGAGCTGTGGCGCACCGCGCCCGACTACGTCGAGTGGGCGTACGCACCCGAGCTGGTCATCGGCGACGTCGACGGCGACGGGCGGAACGAGCTGGTGATCGCCGGGTACGGGCAGATCCTCGCCTACGACGGCCGCACCGGCGCACTGCTCGACACCGGGTCCGGCTGGCGCGGCCGCGTCGACTGGATCTCCGGCCCGGACGTCAACGGCCGCAACTACGGCCAGGTGCAGCTGATCGAGCTGGACGGCGACGGGCGGCTGGAGCTGGTCGAGGTCTGCGACGGCGTCACGCTGCACGTCGCCGCCGTCGACAGCGACACCGACGGGCTGCGGCTGCTCTGGGACGAGTTCGTCGAGTTCCCCGAGAGCGGCAAGTCGCTGCGCACCACCGTCAACGGGGTCGGCGATCTCGACGGCGACGGCCGGGTCGAGATCGCGGTGTCGGTGTTCAACCACACCGGCGACGGACGCTGGCACGTGCTGGTCGTCGACGCGATCGAGGGGTTCGGCACGGTCAAGGCCGACCTCGCCGACCGGTACCTCTGGGGCGTCCAGGACCTCGACGGCGGCGGCGCGAGCCAGCTGCTGGTCAGCGTCGCGACGGACCAGACGCCGCCCGCGGTCGCCGACCTCGAGGTGTACGCACTGGACGGCGGCGGGACGTGGGCGCCGGTGTGGTCGCTCGCCGACGCGCAGTACGTCCTGGACCCGCACACGCCGGTCCCGGCAACGTTGAGCCCGCACTCGCGCACGGCCCGCTCCGAGATCCTGCGGGCCGGACCACTGGCCTCGTTCGTCGTCCGGGCCGGTGGCGAGCTGCGCGGATTCACCTACGCCGGCGGTGCCGTCACGCAGACGTGGACGCGGGCCGACGACGGCGGCGTGCTGCACCGCGCCGGCGACCTCGACGG
Protein-coding sequences here:
- a CDS encoding FG-GAP-like repeat-containing protein; translation: MPSVRRRTFLAGAAAAAGAAAIPGLTSTAAAVTGPGRITPGQWPLPRADARNTGHQPLPGGLRRQPKVVASAYLGGSTPWVMAADLDGDGSTSLLFLTAGSVVATGPRLEPRWSAPGLSPADIAGVYDLAGDGGRQVVVIGTTTVTVLDAATGANLWTRDFGAVVAFDWMSIGPLADGVAGEQIVVWPYLSPVGIAVAFDRGVTEGYELWRTAPDYVEWAYAPELVIGDVDGDGRNELVIAGYGQILAYDGRTGALLDTGSGWRGRVDWISGPDVNGRNYGQVQLIELDGDGRLELVEVCDGVTLHVAAVDSDTDGLRLLWDEFVEFPESGKSLRTTVNGVGDLDGDGRVEIAVSVFNHTGDGRWHVLVVDAIEGFGTVKADLADRYLWGVQDLDGGGASQLLVSVATDQTPPAVADLEVYALDGGGTWAPVWSLADAQYVLDPHTPVPATLSPHSRTARSEILRAGPLASFVVRAGGELRGFTYAGGAVTQTWTRADDGGVLHRAGDLDGSGTATVLYQRPSGELVAEDAAGAVLGSTRLGALVCDPVVADLDGRGRSSVVVSAFDRIRVLDLRGTTFRERWSVPGRGEYVYLGALQSATAADLDGDGRAEVVFVDADGPRSRLRVLDGAGREVWSHVFADLPAPTFAGPNGVYLWTFGDFTGDGHLDVYVGANKAGYNTEVSRILDGRDGALLAARDNDGPGHAGGQFGPWVGPPAAADTDGDGVDNAFFLAADLLYDVNGTDFADPGIVQGHVGLYHTPILVDVDGDGALEVVLAAGFDYLDVVTFASAPAGSTLWRVDTVPGAHLGRQPGIADVDGDGRMELGVLLNDGSFECRDAATGALRWTFDVGAAGSAVTTLDVDRDGRPEFVVGTVDGRVVCLTADGDDPRVKWTVELGHKLGDVIAADVDGDGRSELLVTADDGYLYVIA